A genomic window from Arthrobacter sp. FW305-BF8 includes:
- a CDS encoding adenosine deaminase, whose product MPLAELHLHIEGTLEPELIFALAERNGLELPYADLDELRSRYEFTDLQSFLDLYYANMAVLRTEQDFADMTRAYLERAAAAGVRHAEIMMDPQAHLSRGVALETCVNGVASVLATSEEEFGISTLLIAAFLRDLSEDSALEVLEGLLAMNAPIAGVGLDSAEVGNPPSKFTRLFARAGEAGLRKIAHAGEEGPPSYIVEALDVLGVERIDHGIRCMEDPDLVERLVNDRVPLTVCPLSNVRLRAVDMLAAHPLPAMLAAGLNVCVNSDDPAYFGGYVDSNFAQLESVLGLSEFDRVRLAANSIRSSFASEERKHELLAELSG is encoded by the coding sequence ATGCCTTTGGCGGAGCTCCACCTGCACATCGAGGGGACGCTGGAGCCGGAACTGATCTTTGCGCTTGCTGAACGGAACGGGCTCGAACTGCCGTACGCGGACCTGGATGAGCTGCGCAGCCGGTATGAGTTCACAGACCTACAGTCGTTCCTCGACCTGTACTACGCCAACATGGCCGTGCTGCGGACCGAGCAGGACTTCGCGGACATGACCCGGGCCTACCTGGAGCGCGCTGCGGCGGCCGGGGTGCGGCACGCGGAAATCATGATGGATCCGCAGGCGCACCTCTCGCGCGGCGTCGCCCTGGAGACGTGCGTGAACGGCGTGGCCTCGGTCCTCGCCACATCGGAGGAGGAGTTCGGCATCTCGACGCTGCTGATCGCCGCCTTCCTGCGGGACCTGTCCGAGGACTCGGCGCTGGAAGTCTTGGAGGGGCTGTTGGCGATGAACGCGCCCATCGCCGGCGTCGGCTTGGATTCCGCAGAGGTGGGCAACCCGCCGTCGAAATTCACGCGGCTATTTGCCCGGGCCGGCGAAGCAGGCCTGCGGAAGATTGCCCACGCGGGGGAGGAGGGCCCGCCGTCGTACATCGTGGAGGCGCTGGACGTCCTGGGCGTGGAGCGGATCGACCACGGGATCCGGTGTATGGAGGACCCGGACCTCGTGGAGCGGTTGGTCAATGACCGTGTGCCGCTGACGGTCTGCCCGCTGTCGAACGTCCGGCTCCGCGCGGTGGACATGCTGGCCGCGCACCCGCTGCCGGCGATGCTCGCTGCCGGGCTCAACGTCTGCGTGAACTCGGACGATCCGGCGTACTTCGGTGGTTATGTGGACAGCAACTTCGCCCAGCTCGAGTCGGTCCTGGGCTTGTCCGAATTCGACCGGGTCAGGCTCGCGGCGAACTCGATCAGGTCCTCGTTCGCAAGTGAGGAGCGGAAACACGAGCTGCTGGCCGAGCTGTCGGGCTAA
- a CDS encoding CPBP family intramembrane glutamic endopeptidase, with protein sequence MSRMEFLSVGPLAAALIVIALAEGRPGFRAWGRRLIRWRIGWIWYAVAILLPVVFVLVTGFITMALGAAAPGLAQLTWTGLLTVFAVRLVNPLDGALGEEPGFRGYALPLLQASRPPLLSAAILGVLVTLWHLPLVLFIGLSPIGLPTTFAITFLYVWLFNRTGGSVLLTLLFHNSQGTLTVGSFGFTAADAGRAELVYFLIVVLAVLATVVLDRQAWRRAPRSATAVGRFPLEMRPT encoded by the coding sequence ATGTCACGCATGGAGTTCCTCTCCGTGGGTCCGCTTGCCGCGGCGCTCATCGTCATCGCCCTGGCCGAGGGACGCCCCGGCTTCCGCGCCTGGGGACGGCGGCTGATCCGGTGGCGCATCGGGTGGATCTGGTATGCCGTCGCGATTCTGCTCCCCGTGGTTTTCGTCCTGGTCACGGGCTTCATCACCATGGCACTCGGCGCCGCTGCTCCGGGCCTCGCACAGCTGACGTGGACCGGCCTGCTTACCGTGTTCGCCGTGCGCCTGGTGAATCCGCTGGACGGGGCACTCGGCGAGGAACCCGGCTTCCGTGGCTACGCCCTCCCCCTGCTCCAGGCATCCCGTCCACCGCTGCTGTCCGCGGCGATCCTCGGCGTGCTCGTGACGCTGTGGCACCTGCCGCTGGTCCTCTTCATCGGTTTGAGCCCCATCGGCCTGCCGACGACGTTCGCCATCACCTTCCTCTACGTGTGGCTTTTCAACCGCACCGGCGGCAGCGTCCTCCTGACACTTCTGTTCCACAACAGCCAGGGCACCCTCACCGTGGGTTCCTTCGGCTTCACCGCCGCCGACGCCGGCCGCGCCGAGCTGGTCTACTTCCTCATCGTTGTGCTCGCGGTGCTGGCCACCGTGGTGCTGGACCGCCAAGCCTGGCGCAGGGCACCCCGCTCGGCCACCGCCGTCGGGCGTTTCCCGCTCGAAATGCGTCCCACGTGA
- a CDS encoding excinuclease ABC subunit UvrA, which yields MRTEEYADPLADLDWSLEAGTGAHHSADGFVRVRGARENNLRNVDVAVPRDAIVAFTGVSGSGKSSLAFGTIYAEAQRRYFESVAPYARRLIQQGHNPKVEMITGLPPAVALQQRRGTPSSRSTAGTVTTLSNSLRMLFSRAGSYPAGASPLDSDAFSPNTAAGACPVCHGLGVAHTVTEASLVPDPSLSIREGAIAAWPTAWQGKNLRDILTHLGYDVDTPWRELPRKDRDWILFTEEQPVVEIMPQRDRVAKPYKGKFWSAKSHVLHTLADSKSNTMRERVLRFMETGPCRRCSGSGLTPEALAVTFAGRTIADLNAVPMAELADIIRPTTELKDAGTASRKLSSGEGNEVAVAITRDLLQRITVLLDLGLGYLALGRSTPTLSPGEMQRLRIATQLRSGLFGVVYVLDEPSAGLHPADAEPLLAVLEQLKSSGNSVFVVEHNMDIVRRADWLVDVGPRAGEGGGEVLYSGPVAGLAAVEASVTRPFLVPDGSSGSAHDGGAYDGGAPDSSDGTGRRREPGAWLELKDISRHNLRGLDAAFPLQVLTAVTGVSGSGKSTLISHVLAEVVGSELHGNGEGADAAGVGLSGADEDQPLGGDPGAPLSVGTVTGLHHVDRLVTVDQKPIGRTPRSNLAAYTGLFDAVRKEFAATDQARARKYGAGRFSFNVAGGRCETCQGEGFVAVELLFLPGSYGPCPECDGSRYNPETLEITYRGKTVADVLGMTVDAAADFLQDVPAAARSLQTLREVGLGYLRLGQPATELSGGEAQRIKLATELQRARRGHTLYLLDEPTTGLHPADVRLLMAQLQRLVDTGNTVVVVEHEMDVVAEADWVIDLGPAGGDAGGEIVASGTPATVAASPDSRTAPYLASALNSPSAR from the coding sequence ATGCGGACTGAAGAGTATGCTGACCCCTTGGCCGATCTGGACTGGAGCCTGGAAGCCGGCACCGGTGCCCACCATTCTGCTGACGGCTTTGTCCGGGTGCGCGGCGCCCGCGAGAACAACCTTCGCAACGTTGACGTCGCCGTCCCACGCGACGCGATCGTCGCCTTCACCGGCGTCTCGGGGTCTGGCAAGTCCTCCCTGGCATTCGGGACCATCTACGCCGAAGCCCAGCGCCGGTACTTCGAGTCCGTGGCGCCGTACGCCCGCCGCCTCATCCAGCAGGGCCACAATCCCAAGGTGGAGATGATCACGGGGCTGCCTCCCGCCGTCGCGCTTCAACAGCGCCGCGGCACCCCCAGCAGCCGTTCCACCGCGGGAACGGTGACCACGCTGTCCAACTCGCTCCGTATGCTTTTCTCGCGTGCCGGCAGTTATCCGGCCGGTGCCAGCCCGCTGGACTCGGACGCCTTCTCGCCCAACACGGCCGCGGGGGCATGCCCCGTGTGCCACGGCCTCGGCGTGGCACACACCGTCACCGAAGCGTCCCTGGTTCCGGACCCGTCGCTGAGCATCCGGGAGGGTGCAATCGCCGCATGGCCGACGGCATGGCAGGGCAAGAACCTGCGCGATATCCTCACCCATCTGGGCTACGACGTCGATACGCCGTGGCGGGAGCTGCCCCGGAAGGACCGCGACTGGATCCTCTTCACGGAGGAGCAGCCGGTGGTGGAAATCATGCCCCAGCGCGACCGCGTGGCCAAGCCGTACAAGGGCAAGTTCTGGAGCGCCAAGAGCCACGTGCTGCACACCCTGGCCGATTCCAAGAGCAACACAATGCGCGAACGGGTGCTCCGCTTCATGGAAACCGGCCCCTGCCGGCGGTGCAGCGGCAGCGGACTCACGCCGGAGGCCCTGGCCGTCACGTTCGCAGGCAGGACCATCGCCGACCTCAACGCGGTGCCGATGGCCGAACTGGCGGACATCATCCGCCCGACGACCGAGCTGAAGGATGCCGGAACCGCCTCCCGCAAGCTGTCCTCCGGCGAAGGCAACGAGGTGGCCGTGGCCATCACGCGTGACCTCCTCCAGCGGATCACGGTCCTGCTGGATCTGGGGCTCGGCTACCTTGCCCTGGGCCGCTCCACGCCCACCCTCTCCCCCGGCGAAATGCAGCGCCTCCGGATCGCCACCCAGCTCCGCTCGGGGCTGTTCGGTGTGGTCTATGTGCTGGACGAACCCTCTGCCGGGCTGCACCCGGCGGACGCCGAGCCCCTCCTGGCGGTACTGGAGCAGCTCAAGTCCTCGGGCAACTCGGTGTTCGTGGTGGAGCACAACATGGATATTGTGCGCCGTGCCGACTGGCTCGTGGACGTGGGGCCGCGGGCAGGAGAGGGCGGCGGCGAAGTCCTGTACAGCGGGCCGGTGGCCGGCCTCGCAGCCGTCGAGGCTTCCGTTACGCGCCCGTTCCTCGTTCCGGACGGTTCCAGCGGCAGTGCTCACGACGGCGGTGCTTACGACGGCGGCGCGCCTGACAGCAGCGACGGTACCGGCCGCCGTCGGGAGCCTGGTGCTTGGCTGGAACTGAAGGACATCTCCCGCCACAACCTGCGCGGCCTCGACGCGGCGTTCCCGTTGCAGGTCCTGACGGCGGTCACCGGGGTGTCCGGCTCGGGCAAGTCGACGCTGATCAGCCATGTCCTGGCCGAAGTGGTCGGATCCGAACTGCACGGCAACGGCGAGGGCGCAGACGCCGCTGGCGTTGGGCTATCGGGCGCCGACGAGGACCAGCCCCTAGGCGGCGACCCCGGCGCCCCGCTGAGCGTAGGTACCGTGACCGGCCTGCACCACGTGGACCGGCTGGTGACGGTGGACCAGAAACCGATCGGCCGTACGCCCCGGTCCAACCTGGCCGCCTACACCGGGCTCTTCGACGCTGTGCGCAAGGAGTTCGCAGCCACGGACCAAGCTCGGGCGCGCAAATACGGGGCCGGACGGTTCTCCTTCAACGTGGCGGGCGGGCGGTGCGAGACCTGCCAGGGTGAAGGATTCGTCGCCGTCGAACTGCTCTTCCTGCCCGGCAGTTACGGCCCCTGCCCGGAATGCGACGGCTCGCGCTACAACCCTGAAACCCTGGAAATCACCTACCGCGGCAAGACTGTGGCCGACGTCCTGGGCATGACCGTGGACGCCGCCGCGGACTTCCTGCAGGACGTTCCAGCGGCTGCCCGCAGCCTGCAGACGCTCCGCGAAGTCGGACTGGGCTACCTGCGGCTCGGACAGCCTGCCACCGAACTCTCCGGCGGAGAGGCCCAGCGCATCAAACTCGCCACAGAGCTGCAGCGCGCACGCCGCGGCCACACGTTGTACCTGCTGGACGAGCCCACCACCGGGCTGCATCCGGCGGACGTCCGGCTCCTCATGGCCCAGCTGCAGCGCCTTGTGGACACGGGAAACACGGTAGTCGTGGTGGAGCACGAAATGGACGTGGTGGCGGAAGCAGACTGGGTAATCGATCTCGGACCGGCCGGCGGGGACGCCGGCGGAGAGATCGTTGCCTCGGGAACGCCCGCCACCGTCGCCGCTTCACCGGACAGCCGGACGGCGCCGTACCTGGCTTCCGCCCTGAACTCCCCGTCCGCGAGGTAA